One Salvia splendens isolate huo1 chromosome 1, SspV2, whole genome shotgun sequence genomic window, atatttttcccttatgttgatgaatgttgggatgggtaaattaagggaatgataaaaggaacgataggacatgcatgataatataatttGATGGAAGGCTAATGGTGTTGTCGTTGTCAAGGGTGATTGTggatacgtgagctcgaggaacaaGAGTTTCCATAAGTTGGGTTTTGTGTTGTTTAaacaatcgaggtgggctttcttttcaaatctctttattttccgaaaatacgatgtggtgttataagggtggtttaactgttatgtcatgccatgttattttgtttgtgagattgttgcctgatgcctagttcgtctgagcttgctccgttaggctatatggttgtgttgtgaaatgaattcgggtctgagtagggccgcaaaccctatcaggctgtgaacactggtgggatcgtgagccgttcTTGCTAGTCgaccggtctcgtgggcgaatagtgtggccacagtttcgtcgcactgtgatatggtgattgtgattgatggattgatgtgaaaagtggggaggtaaattgtctggccagacttgaaatatttttgtgttctcgtgatatttcttactatatataaaactcgagatcactggtatggatgacataactatattaaaatgttttcggcatgagcccattgagtacaacaagtactcagccctgcatattcttttctttatgtgcaggttgagcggaatgttgcggaggatgttgagttggcctaagaacttaggatgcgttctgtcttcatacataggcgttatccttgactctcttcaaaccttatttccgctgctatattttgatctatgtctcaagactttaattttttttgtactgtgtttgagcatgtttggttgtgttaggttttaaccgAGTATTTACATTGTtatctgaaaatggtgtttccgtaaattaaactaattgtttttctttagaagttaattgggtttttcttaaagtttattttctccgctgcttcttttaaaagtatttatcataagtcatttctaattaatagtaaaattttaaccttaatcttctttaaactaaaatgtttttcttcctttaagctaattgagttttCGTAAATTGTTATCCTTGTAAGTTGTTGTTTTTGTCGTCCCttggtatgggcggtcgtgacaatcaTAGTGAAAGAGGTGTATATTAGTTTGCAGGTTTAGAGAGAAGGATAAATTGATTCTAGCTAGTATCTGCTCATCTCAGGAACTTTCTCCAGTTGATTTTCTCTAGCGAGGATAGTGGAAGGGTGCTCAAGTATCCGCTCAAGTACTGGTTGAAAGGCGAGAAGGCAGGGACATGGGAGCCCTTTGCAGTTCTCCTGGGATTCCCGGACAATGTGCGGACAAATGAGAAGGGGGAGTTTTGGGTAGCAATCCATTGTCGGAGAAGCATATACGCACACATCCTAGGTGAGGATCCAAAACTCCGGCATGTGTGGTTGAAACTTCCGATATCTGGGAAGATCCATTACCTGATGCATATCGGAGGGCGGATGCATGCTGCGGTGGTGAAGTACAGCGAAGATGGTAAGGTTGTGCAGATTTTGGAGGATAGACAGGGAAAAGTAGTTAGAGCAGTAAGTGAAGTGGATGAGAGAAAGGGGAAACTTTGGATGGGGAGTGTGTTGATGTCGCCTGTTGCAGTTTATGATTTAGAGTAGACTAATGTGTTGTTGTGTGTAATAGTATTAGTAAAAGAATGGAGAAAATCGGGTTTGGGGGAGAGTTTACAACTaaaataacgaaaatgtacccactttattaattgttccatatatgggaaaaacgccaaccggGCTGGCGTTTTATTAGGTGAAAACGCCAACCGTGATGGCGTTTTAcattgaatttgtgaatttaagAAATACAGTACTTATTTAAACTCGCCAACTAGGTTGGCGTGTTTtgcttaaaaacgccaacgttGATGGcgttttctttttgtttaaaacgcCATCCACGAGGGCgtgtttattttaaaaatgccATTAGCGTTGGCATTTTTATGTTAAAAACGCCATCCAGGTTGGCGTTTTAGCGTTGAACCAGATAACAACAAGATTTCTCCCAAAAACGCGAACCCTAatcactttccctccccaaatGCGAAAAACCTTAAGGAAACTCTTGCTCGGGTCGACACAATCGGCGATTTGAGGGTGAAGATTTCGATTTTGgttcattcttccaaacattagtcttccTATTCAGTTAGTATATCTAAATTTTgaccaatatttgatggatttttatgatagtatatattgtagtataattaatagaaatatttgatAGATTGTTATGATATTATATATtctagtatatctaatttttgatcaatatttgatggattgttatgatagtatatatttgatgTAATTAATATCTAATTTTTGACCAATTTTGGCTTACTCTACATAATgataaatgtaaaaataatacatatttatttgtgttttacattattgcagatagtatgaagTGGTGTGTGAATTTATATTGAGGggggaaagataattcccggagcagttatttcatatgatcctcatttttcaaaagaattcattatgttggatgaaagtatttcctatgataagcttgtggaaacaatttgtgaaaggatggggataagcatatttgaaaacaaagttcaaataatatggaaacgtactatatgcgttggatccggagtcacgtttataggtacTCTACTAGAAGAAGTTTGCATGCCACTAATGTTCAGTGAGAGTATGGCTacaggaggtcaaattgaattatttgttaaGTATTCAGCAATTACTCAACAAATaagtcatcatgtcataagttatgatgttggtacgtctacgagagcccaagaaccaagtttcgctgcaacacaagattttgatgttggaggCGTGCGTTTAGGGGACAATGACAATTGTCATGTGGTTGATGACATtataggtcctgataaagccgactttcttgagcCACAATCACCATATGATTCTGAAGATGTAAACAAtgttagtacagactcagatggtgatccgtctgatgatgaacaatttgttgattcaagaccatccattccagtTGGAGAAACAACAACTGAAGAAACAGTAgttggagaaacagcagttggaggaagagtagttccactCTTCCCACAGCGTGGAatgaactattttcgcaccttagCAGGTAcgtatgatagttttgatccaaagAACTTTGAGCCTGCTGATCTgagtgtgcattattggagtgaaaaagatcctagcaatgtcggtttgcctactaaatttagaacgaagttggaattgaagacagctgtgactttttggcatttggaaaagatccgacaatatacagttgctgaaagtaaaggaaagagatggcatgcagtttgtaagtgacCACAAggaaatccaaaagataagtcATTACCgaaatgtttgtgggagtgccgagcaacattgagaaagcatgatgaacactgacaaattagagtatttagcactgctcatacttgtatgggggatcgtaattataatgggcacgctaatctttcgtcgtcCATGATATCAtgagtgttcgacatcagatagaaaatGATCCTACCTACAAGGTAAAAGctattgtggcggatattgaaaatagatttcatgtgaaaattagttacaagaaagcatggtatgctcggaggacagctatTGAACTTGTATATGGTGGATGTGAGTGGTCATTCAAAGTTTTGCCggcttatttgaatgaaatgcaaagacaaaatcctggtaCAATTGTTGAATGGTTGCATGATGACAGATTAAGCCacggtatgaacaaggtattcaagtacgtattttgggcttttggaccagctgtggaggcttttcaaccatgcaaaccagttttaacagttgatggaactcatctacgtggacgatgtcgaggtaaaattcttattgccgttggatttgatgctaataagaaatgtttgcctgttgcatatgccattgttgatgaggaaaccaaagaaagttggaattggtttatggaacacATTAGAACTCCCATTCtaagcttgcattgatatgaCATTTtagaggacaatagaatggttcaatgagCAGGCAATTGCATCAAGACAGTGTGCAACACaacttaccccgtgggcgcatgaaaaggtgtgtaacaatgatgcaaaaggtcagttacataatgtgagagcaccAAGCTCAATTCGAGGGatttatgtggttcgaacaagATGTCGAATTGGGGGAAAGGGTGGTAACAAGTGGAAGGTGTTGTACTTGGAGTCTAACTGCAAATGTCAagagtggcagatgtggagacttccgtgttcacatgcagcggcagttgcgcggttTAGAAACAACAACATGATGTCGCTTGTGAATCCCGTATACCACACAAGTGTTTGGATACACCAATATTCTGGGGTGTTCAATCCACTCAAACACCCAGATTATTGAGAtgtgcctgaatggactttgcagtGTTCACGAACTCAGTTAATGCCTCGAAGTCGCGGTCGGTACCGTAcaactaggattcctaatcagatggatgtccgtgaagctgaccagccacgagcTCGACGACGTTGTAAACAATGCTGTCAACCTGGTCACGACAGGCGAACCTGCCCGTCTTCTTGATTGTTTAGACTTATGTATCGATTACTACTTGGACCTATGTATTGATTACTGTGTGGACTTATGTAGTATTCAATATGTTACTTCTGTGGACTTATGTAGTTGTCAAAATGTTACCTATTGTATTGCAGGGCAtggaaaaatgaaacatttttaaattgaaaaatacgtCTGAATAGAAACGCTAGTCTCGTTGGCGTTTATTTAAACACGGTGTCTTTGTGTAAAATGCCAGCCTGAATGGTGTTTTCTTCAAACACGCCAACCAGAATGGCGAGTCATTACAGAATGGTTGCCTTTCCGTTGCGCTGAAATTCGGTTGAAATATCAGAGCGTAAAACGCCAGTCCCGTTGGCATTTTTTTTAAACACGC contains:
- the LOC121800228 gene encoding protein STRICTOSIDINE SYNTHASE-LIKE 3-like, which gives rise to MKVGPEGGLATSLTTEAEGVPLGFTNDLDVDDQGNVYFTDSSTKYKRSHTPPSLLSSFSPKILHSSLFLHPLELSFKSFRRIASILVSTNSFLSRKGDCGYVSSRNKSFHKLGFVLFKQSRNFLQLIFSSEDSGRVLKYPLKYWLKGEKAGTWEPFAVLLGFPDNVRTNEKGEFWVAIHCRRSIYAHILGEDPKLRHVWLKLPISGKIHYLMHIGGRMHAAVVKYSEDGKVVQILEDRQGKVVRAVSEVDERKGKLWMGSVLMSPVAVYDLE